The Coffea arabica cultivar ET-39 chromosome 10e, Coffea Arabica ET-39 HiFi, whole genome shotgun sequence region CCATTGCAGATTAGATTATTTCCCTGGCCCATATGATATTAGTGAACGCCACTACTGACTTTGTGAGTCAAAGGGTGAGTAGCATTTTCATGCATTGTAGACCATCACTAACGAGTTGCGATTAATCTCTGATGTGACAAATTGTATTGGATAAGATATGTGAATTGCATGAGAAAGAGGTTCAATAGAATCCCATGTACTTTTGGGAAGTGAAATTAGGAATTCAATCTATTGCACATTTTGGTGGTTGTTGCTGATCCAAGTCCGTCAAGGAATTTTGTTAGGTGGGCAAAAAATTGAGCATCAACATCCAAAGGCCCAAAGAGGCACGTTTGCTTGACTATAGTTTTGGAATTTTCAGCTAAATTGCAGCTCAAAAGTTGCCTATTTTCCTTTGAAATCGATGGCAAACTATGACTACTGTTTTCAAGCTCtgaaaaagaagacaaaagaTTTTACATGAAGAGCTTTGAATGGTAAAAAAACAAATGCTTTGATCTTCTACTTCACTTCCTAGAGTTTTTCAATAAGTTATCCCAGTTGGGTTTTCGAATGtatctttcttttgctttttcttcatttgattAAAACCAATCAACACTTGTTTCAAAGTGACTGCGTTTTGTTTTCATGCAACAATCTTCCAAATATTCCCCGCAGCAGCCTTTAGCTTATTATTGGAAATGTTCAACTCGCTGATGTTCCAATTGCAAACCAAACTTTGATGTGACCAAATGCGCCAAAGGAAAATGTATCATTGAATACTTCCAATCCTCACAAATCACCATACAGCCAAAAGTTTGAGGTGACTCTTCTCTTTTACTACCACTGGACAGTAGCAGAAAATCGTAGTAGAAGGAAACAGCTTTTGCTGCACTCCATTTTCTCATcgaatttattgaaaattagCGAGCCCTTAGTACTGCTAGAATATTCATCAATAACGAAAGGAATAAATAAATATCATCAGTAACAATTTCAGTTATTACAAAAAATAAACCATAAACGGTTTTGAATATGAAACTTATGAATTACTAAAAAAGAACATGACAGAAATCCGGTGTCAACAACAGTACACGTCTTGTTGGTCCTTCTTCTTGTCCCCAGTCACATTAGTGATTGTAGACTTGTTGTTTGTTAACTATGATTGTCAGGGGGTTTGAATTGATAAGACTACGTGTGTTGATTTTCTTAGGCTATCCAATTATTGGAGAGCTCTATTTGATTCCAACCTTTTTCCGCaagatgaaatgtatctggtaAGTAAGAGGGTTGTGGTTAGCTGAAGAGAGGTTCCAACTCACATACTTTCCACTTAATTTTCTGCCAGAAGGGACATAGCTGTTTCAGGCCTGTATATGAATTAGGGGGAGCCATGCCTGCCTATAGGTATCTAAACCAAAATGCTAACTGTAGAGTCACGATCGGAGTTACGGAGAAGACCAGAGACCAGCAAACTCCAACTCTGAGTTCCTGTACGAAATTAGAAGCAAGGGCAGGGATGTTCCCTCTGTTTGACTACGATGCCTAAATTAGCAAGGGTTGAGTGTTCGGGAATGGATTACCGAATAGAAGGGCTAAGGACCTGTTACCTTTTGGGGTTCAAGAAATGAGGTATTTATGGAGGAACCTGAGAGGTTTCATTGGAGTTCGGGCCACATTAATGGGACAAGATGCGGCGATAGGTCGATTATAGATCTATTAGTGCAGGAGCATAGGCCTGTAAAAGCCTGTATGATGTCATGTCAATCACATCTTATCGTAAGTGTATTCGGCTCATAGATTCTCTAAACTACAAGATAATTCCGTGCATCGAAAAGTATCCGAGATGGATCATGTCGGAAAGATGATCCTAAGCACTATACTAACAAAAAAAGATCTGCACTCATCTTAGGGGCTAACATCATTATTAATAAGGTTTGTAATTAAAATATGACTAAGTTGCATGAGAAAATGTATGCTATGTACAATAGACTCTCATACTTGTTTAGAACATGAAATTTGTTGTTGAATGTAATGATCAATTGTCATTTCTAAAAATGAATATACAAAGGGGCAATAAAGAAAACAAGCTTGCAAGAATCATTCTGGGCAAGTGTGAGTAACTGAAtttgctcttctttttctttttttttttgcaacaatTTTCCCATTATTCCCCTCCATTAGCTTATGGTAAATGTCCAAGtgcaaattttcatttcatCAGTACGATGATCAAGAACTGTGACAACTAGAGCTTTACACGATTATTCCCATTGCATTTGCACACCACATTTGACGGTGACCCAACTCTCCAAAGGAAAATGGCAGGCAATCCATCATTGTAGTGGTGGCTCTCCTTCCTGCTCGTTTGGGTGCGTTAACATCACACTACTATTttatttaaaccaaaaaaaaagtagagaaagggaaagaaaagacaCTGTAGTTTATTGAAATTTAGTGATGTTTTAGTACCATCAGAATATGCAAAAAATAGGATCAGTCATTTCACCTATTAACAAGAATAAGATACTTACTGGCCAGTGTTTACCATCAATACTTGGAAAATGATTCTAATGAGTCAATAATAGTAGCTCCTCCTATTCTTCATTTGTCAATTATAAAAGTTTCCTTCTGGACTTTCAATACACTCTTTTCAGCTTTATTTTGTGATTGAGATGCACATCCGTGATCGTTTTACTCCACCATACAGTtcgattttgttttttttttccaatgagTATCCTGGGTGGCCCGCTATTTCCTTCAGTGACAGAATTAGCTCAGTTTGCAATGTACTTGAAACATGATCAGCTCCGTTTGAATTGTTCTATGtttcaaaaataagttttttaaatacaatattataataatacataaaaaaaaacttaaaaaacatCTCATCCacacaatatatcaaaaataactcacaaatatatacaaaaaaattaattctacGACATTTTCTACCTATCACCATCACCCTGCTTTGGAGTTGTGGACATGGACCTATGATGATGTGAAGATGCAAGAAACCTAGAATTCCAGAGTTGGTGTCTGGCTATGAAATATAAGTAGAAATGCATAATGAATGGAGTGAATTTTGATGACCCCTACAATAGTGAGGGGGTATTTCTCACTGAATTGCTCGTTAAAACTTCACCCCTCCCTActtgacaaaaaaaatgctTATCGTATTTGAAAAAGAGCCTACTATAACTCGTAGCAATTAGAGCAAAATTATATAGAGTCATGCAAACAATAATGAGCTTTCAAATACTATAATAGCTACCAGTAAACAGCCCTTTACATGCAAGACtaggaagatttttttttccaaaaaaaaaactggtccaACCAAGGTTTGATACTTCTGACAGGCATACTGCTCATCATGTTGCCTTTCTGGCCCATGATCGGTACTTAGGTTTAACATAAATTTCATGGCAAACTCCAAGATTTCACCAGCTTAGTCTTAATAAGATGGCCGCCAACTCCGTGTCCCCATCGATCCTTGTAAACATCCTTTGACAAGCACGACATCTACAGAGACCTGAATAGCAATTCCACACTTCTCCATTTACGACATGACAAGCAGCTCAAGGCACACAAATTCGGACCTTTCAGTAAGTAGACTCGTGACCTGGACTATCCGCATGCATATCCATGGCAGAATCGTTGGAGTTGACAGGATTGGGATCCCTAGTCTGCTGATGAATAAAATTGGATTCACTGCTCCTATTTCCATTTGTGCTGGGCTGAACATTGTTCTGAAAGTATCCTCCTGGAGAAATGTGATAGTTCTGAAGACTTCGACGAACGGGGCTAGAAAGAGCATTTGAAAAAACATAATTTTTTGATTGTTGATCAGAGGGCTCGGAACGAAACCCCTGCACCCCGGGGGGTAACCCAGAAGAGCCAGTAGGAACTATCATGCCTGAGTTTGCAAAGTGCGCAGATTGTAAATGCTGATGCTGTCCTGGTGCTCTTGGTGATATGGGTGGCTCTTCTCCGGAATAATCCAGCTCGGTCTGCCACGGGTATCAATGAATTCTTAGTGGGAAACTAAACAGGATACACTACCAATGATCAACAATATTTCAAAACCCATATTCAAATTTCACACATTCACTGAATTCAACACCAAAAGAACAGGAAAACAACCAGATATCCAttgaaattttgcaaaaatggATCCACATATTAATTCTTAGTGGGAAAGAAAACTGTGTATACTACCAAATAATCAACAATATCCAAAACTCCATATTCAAATAGTACGCATTCACTAAATTAAAACACCAAAAGAACATGAAAACAAGCAGCTAGTGATTGAAATTATGCAAATTACCTCATTAATGTCTCAgcaatacatttaaaaaaaaaattgccaaaagttAGCTACAAATCCCAAGTAGCAACTAACAGGTTCACGCATTGTAACCAATTCCAAGCATTTGTCAAAGGAAAACTGAACATACATCTAGTATCCATATCTCAGTTCCTACCCTAAAATTGATATCTACATCGTTAGACCAGATTTTGGTGTGTGCATTTGTTTTAAATTCTTGGGCTCCTAGACAAAGAAGAAGATTGTCAGATATACTAGGACTCAAATGTACCAATTTACcatcatcatattaaaccaatAAATGATGCACACATCAGTGATGTTACTCAGCATAGACTATTTAATAAGGCTGAAATTTGTCCAACACTTGAACCTGAATAAGATTCAGCAGATGACAAAGATAATAACAGCCTGCTCAATTGCAAATAGTGTACAACACATACAGATTTAACAAACTTATAGGCCAGAGAATAGATAAGAGTATGTGCAGCTGTGCTTCAATCCAGACAAACTATAGGACAAGCATGACCCAAATGAGCTTCTAAGAGGAAGTTTAGGAAGAAAAGATACCTGCAAATAGCTAAGCACATCACCTGTGGTTACTCTTGACCCACCCTCTTGCTGTCTCAAGATCCACTGATAAA contains the following coding sequences:
- the LOC113712844 gene encoding uncharacterized protein — encoded protein: MAKKRKSVATSLDEVDRSMYSTFCTAANSLSQLYTQAMNHQKLSFQAGERHGLEKLYQWILRQQEGGSRVTTGDVLSYLQTELDYSGEEPPISPRAPGQHQHLQSAHFANSGMIVPTGSSGLPPGVQGFRSEPSDQQSKNYVFSNALSSPVRRSLQNYHISPGGYFQNNVQPSTNGNRSSESNFIHQQTRDPNPVNSNDSAMDMHADSPGHESTY